Proteins co-encoded in one Kribbella solani genomic window:
- a CDS encoding DUF929 family protein produces MARRVEQKAAARERIAAQLAAQQQAERRRRLLLALGAVVLVVVIVGGLITIRLVGGGKKTATNPSGSADAQIVNALSSIPDSAFATVGSAAVQAAPNAIKGTPLTADGKPKVLYIGAEFCPYCAAERWPVTVALSRFGKFTNLGTTHSSGSDVFPNTATLSFHGASYTSQYLAFTGVETTTNQQVGGQYAPLDTPTAEDQKTFDTYNKPPYVSSSGSIPFVDLGGKFVSSGATYTPEVLTGKTQAQIADALKDPSNPISKAVLASANVYTAAICKLTNNQPANVCSTEAVTGAAGKLGAEKG; encoded by the coding sequence ATGGCAAGGCGTGTCGAACAGAAGGCTGCGGCCCGGGAGCGGATCGCAGCGCAGCTGGCCGCGCAGCAGCAGGCCGAGCGGCGCCGGCGCCTCCTGCTCGCGCTCGGAGCCGTGGTGCTGGTGGTGGTGATCGTCGGCGGCCTCATCACGATCCGGCTGGTCGGCGGCGGCAAGAAGACCGCGACGAACCCGAGCGGGTCCGCGGACGCGCAGATCGTGAACGCGCTGTCGTCGATCCCGGACTCCGCGTTCGCGACCGTCGGCAGCGCCGCCGTGCAGGCGGCGCCGAACGCGATCAAGGGCACTCCCCTGACCGCCGACGGCAAGCCGAAGGTGCTCTACATCGGCGCCGAGTTCTGCCCGTACTGCGCCGCCGAGCGCTGGCCCGTGACGGTCGCGCTGTCCCGGTTCGGCAAGTTCACCAACCTGGGTACGACGCACTCGTCCGGCAGCGACGTGTTCCCGAACACGGCGACGCTGTCCTTCCACGGCGCGTCGTACACGAGCCAGTACCTGGCGTTCACCGGCGTCGAGACGACCACGAACCAGCAGGTCGGCGGCCAGTACGCGCCGCTCGACACCCCGACCGCCGAGGACCAGAAGACCTTCGACACGTACAACAAGCCGCCGTACGTCTCGAGCAGCGGGTCGATCCCGTTCGTGGACCTGGGCGGAAAGTTCGTGTCGTCCGGCGCGACGTACACGCCTGAGGTGCTGACCGGGAAGACGCAGGCCCAGATCGCCGACGCGCTGAAGGACCCGTCGAACCCGATCAGCAAGGCCGTCCTGGCCTCGGCGAACGTCTACACCGCCGCGATCTGCAAGCTGACCAACAACCAGCCCGCCAACGTCTGCTCCACCGAGGCCGTGACCGGCGCGGCCGGCAAGCTCGGCGCCGAGAAGGGCTGA
- a CDS encoding phosphoketolase — protein sequence MEQLGTRPLADAELHGIDAYWRAANYLSVGQIYLLANPLLREPLQPEHIKPRLLGHWGTTPGLNLLYAHLNRVIRQGDRDVLFVTGPGHGGPALVANTWLEGSWTAAYPNTTRDEVGMARLFKQFSFPGGIPSHVAADVPGSINEGGELGYSLSHAYGAAADNPDLVVACVVGDGEAETGPLAAAWHSNKFLDPARDGAVLPILHLNGYKIANPAVLARIGDDELTALFRGYGYEPYLVAGSEPEAVHQALAATLDQCMQRIDEIQREARSGSASRPAWPMIVFRTPKGWTGPHTVDGEQVEGTWRAHQVPLSGVRTNPDHLRQLESWLRSYRPEELFDADGRPVASVVELAPEPRRRMGSSPHANGGEVSRDLELPAVAEYAVPVKVPGAEDGEPTKVFGAYLRDAFTLNPDNLRLFGPDETESNRLSAVYEVTGKRWLGELRDGDNHLARDGRVLEILSEHTCQGWLEGYLLTGRHGVLSSYEAFVHIVDSMVNQHAKWLKTINRLEWRRRIPSLNYLLTSHVWRQDHNGFSHQDPGFIDHVVNKKAEVVRVYLPPDTNTFLSTMDHCLRTRNYINVVVAGKQPQPNWLDWEDAALHCARGAGIWDFASNDDGDPDVVMACAGDVPTMETLAAVDLLRQQLPELRIRVVNVVDLMRLQDATEHPHGLPDAEFDALFTTDKPVIFAYHGYPWLIHRLTYRRNGHANLHVRGYIEEGTTTTPFDMVVRNNLDRYHLAMDVIDRVPALGTRAASTRQYFADQRTRHHAHVTTYGDDLPEVRDWRWTP from the coding sequence GTGGAGCAGCTGGGTACCAGGCCGCTGGCCGACGCGGAACTGCATGGGATCGACGCGTACTGGCGGGCCGCGAACTACCTGTCCGTCGGGCAGATCTACCTACTCGCCAACCCGCTGCTCCGCGAGCCGTTGCAGCCGGAGCACATCAAGCCCCGGCTGCTCGGTCACTGGGGTACGACGCCCGGGCTCAACCTGCTCTACGCGCACCTCAACCGGGTGATCCGGCAGGGTGATCGGGACGTGCTGTTCGTGACCGGTCCGGGCCATGGCGGTCCGGCGCTGGTGGCGAACACCTGGCTGGAGGGCAGTTGGACCGCCGCGTACCCGAACACGACGCGGGACGAGGTCGGCATGGCCCGCCTGTTCAAGCAGTTCTCGTTTCCGGGTGGGATTCCGAGCCATGTGGCCGCGGACGTGCCGGGCTCGATCAACGAGGGTGGCGAGCTCGGCTACTCGCTGAGTCACGCGTACGGCGCGGCGGCCGACAATCCGGACCTGGTCGTGGCATGCGTGGTCGGTGACGGCGAAGCCGAGACCGGTCCGCTCGCGGCGGCGTGGCATTCGAACAAGTTCCTGGATCCGGCGCGCGACGGTGCCGTACTCCCGATCCTGCATCTGAACGGCTACAAGATCGCGAACCCCGCCGTCCTGGCGCGGATCGGTGACGACGAGCTGACCGCGCTGTTCCGCGGGTACGGGTACGAGCCGTACCTGGTCGCCGGATCCGAGCCGGAGGCCGTGCATCAGGCACTGGCGGCGACACTCGATCAGTGCATGCAGCGGATCGACGAGATCCAGCGCGAGGCACGCTCGGGGTCTGCGAGTCGGCCCGCTTGGCCGATGATCGTGTTTCGTACGCCGAAGGGCTGGACCGGGCCGCACACCGTGGATGGTGAACAGGTCGAGGGTACGTGGCGGGCGCACCAGGTCCCGTTGTCCGGCGTACGGACGAATCCGGATCATCTGCGCCAGCTGGAATCGTGGCTGCGGAGCTACCGGCCGGAAGAACTGTTCGACGCGGACGGGCGGCCGGTCGCGTCGGTGGTCGAGCTCGCCCCGGAACCACGGCGGCGGATGGGATCGAGCCCGCACGCGAACGGTGGGGAAGTCAGCCGCGACCTGGAGCTGCCGGCGGTGGCCGAGTATGCCGTGCCGGTGAAGGTGCCGGGCGCGGAGGACGGTGAGCCGACGAAGGTCTTCGGTGCGTACCTGCGCGATGCGTTCACGCTGAACCCGGACAACCTGCGGCTCTTCGGACCGGACGAGACCGAGTCGAACCGGTTGAGCGCCGTGTACGAGGTGACCGGCAAGCGCTGGCTCGGCGAGCTGCGCGACGGCGACAACCATCTCGCGCGGGACGGGCGGGTGCTGGAGATCCTCAGCGAGCACACCTGCCAAGGCTGGCTGGAAGGGTACCTGCTGACCGGCCGGCATGGCGTGCTCTCCTCGTACGAGGCGTTCGTGCACATCGTCGACTCGATGGTGAATCAGCACGCCAAGTGGCTGAAGACGATCAACCGGCTGGAATGGCGGCGGCGCATCCCGTCCCTGAACTACCTGCTCACGTCGCACGTCTGGCGACAGGACCACAACGGCTTCTCGCATCAGGACCCCGGGTTCATCGATCATGTGGTGAACAAGAAGGCCGAGGTCGTCCGGGTGTACCTGCCACCTGACACGAACACGTTCCTGTCCACGATGGACCACTGTCTGCGGACCCGGAACTACATAAATGTCGTTGTCGCGGGCAAGCAACCGCAGCCGAACTGGCTGGACTGGGAGGACGCCGCGCTGCATTGCGCTCGCGGCGCCGGGATCTGGGACTTCGCGAGCAACGACGACGGTGATCCTGATGTGGTGATGGCGTGCGCGGGTGACGTACCGACGATGGAGACGCTGGCGGCGGTGGATCTGCTTCGGCAGCAGTTGCCGGAGTTGCGGATCCGCGTCGTGAACGTGGTCGACCTGATGCGGTTGCAGGACGCGACCGAACATCCGCATGGCCTGCCGGATGCCGAGTTCGACGCGTTGTTCACCACCGACAAGCCGGTCATCTTCGCGTACCACGGCTATCCGTGGCTGATCCACCGCCTCACCTACCGGCGGAACGGGCACGCGAATCTGCATGTCCGCGGGTACATCGAGGAGGGTACGACGACCACGCCGTTCGACATGGTCGTCCGGAACAACCTCGACCGGTACCACCTGGCGATGGATGTGATCGACCGAGTCCCGGCCCTGGGCACGCGCGCGGCGAGCACACGTCAGTACTTCGCGGATCAGCGAACGCGGCATCACGCCCACGTGACCACCTACGGCGATGACCTCCCCGAGGTCCGCGACTGGCGCTGGACGCCCTAG
- a CDS encoding alkaline phosphatase: protein MIRKKAFVAAFAAASVIAAAGMASAAAGGAFDSAEAKGGHPQRGPKNVIFFLGDGMGTQEITAARYYQGVHNKLNVDRAKYTGFDTTYSVKPAAKPPYLPDYDPDSASTGSSWATGKKTLDERISQGPSSAENVPGTNYQTLLELAQKRGQKVGDVSTAEITDATPAVLASHMSLRGCQGPADMAACPKETKAAGGLGSIAEQEVDHKVDVLLGGGRGRFEQQITGGPYAGKTVVDQAKDKGIQYVTDAAGLKSVKAGKPVLGLFNKSNMSLEWSGPAASLGKGNAPQACKENQRPANEPSLADMTAKAISLLENKKGFFLQVEGASIDKQDHATNACGQLGETVNFDKAVGVALDYQKTHPDTLIVITADHSHTSQIVGEDASGTGLPTGYSTNVTTKDGQTLSLTYGTAGYGGEGKAPVAGGPSQQHTGAVVPVWANGPGADAVLGTNDHTDLFTVLQGK, encoded by the coding sequence ATGATCAGGAAAAAGGCTTTCGTGGCCGCGTTCGCCGCGGCCTCGGTGATTGCCGCGGCGGGGATGGCCTCGGCCGCCGCCGGTGGCGCGTTCGACTCCGCCGAGGCGAAGGGCGGGCACCCGCAGCGCGGGCCGAAGAACGTGATCTTCTTCCTCGGTGACGGTATGGGTACCCAGGAGATCACCGCCGCCCGGTACTACCAGGGCGTCCACAACAAGCTGAACGTCGACCGGGCCAAGTACACCGGCTTCGACACCACGTACTCGGTGAAGCCGGCCGCGAAGCCGCCGTACCTGCCCGACTACGACCCGGACTCCGCCTCCACCGGCTCGAGCTGGGCGACCGGCAAGAAGACGCTCGACGAGCGGATCTCGCAGGGCCCGAGCAGCGCCGAGAACGTACCGGGGACGAACTACCAGACCCTGCTCGAGCTGGCCCAGAAGCGCGGCCAGAAGGTCGGCGACGTGTCCACCGCGGAGATCACCGACGCGACGCCGGCCGTGCTCGCCTCGCACATGTCGCTGCGCGGCTGCCAGGGTCCGGCCGACATGGCCGCCTGCCCGAAGGAGACCAAGGCGGCCGGCGGGCTCGGTTCGATCGCGGAGCAGGAGGTCGACCACAAGGTTGACGTACTCCTCGGTGGTGGCCGTGGCCGGTTCGAGCAGCAGATCACCGGTGGTCCGTACGCCGGTAAGACGGTCGTGGACCAGGCCAAGGACAAGGGCATCCAGTACGTCACCGACGCCGCCGGGCTGAAGTCCGTGAAGGCCGGCAAGCCGGTGCTGGGGCTGTTCAACAAGAGCAACATGTCGCTGGAGTGGAGCGGACCGGCCGCGTCGCTCGGCAAGGGCAACGCGCCGCAGGCGTGCAAGGAGAACCAGCGCCCGGCGAACGAGCCGAGCCTGGCCGACATGACCGCCAAGGCGATCAGCCTGCTGGAGAACAAGAAGGGCTTCTTCCTGCAGGTCGAGGGCGCCTCGATCGACAAGCAGGACCACGCCACCAACGCGTGCGGCCAGCTCGGCGAGACGGTGAACTTCGACAAGGCGGTCGGCGTCGCGCTGGACTACCAGAAGACGCACCCGGACACGCTGATCGTGATCACCGCTGACCACTCGCACACCAGCCAGATCGTCGGTGAGGACGCCTCCGGCACCGGTCTGCCGACCGGCTACTCCACGAACGTGACCACCAAGGACGGTCAGACCCTGAGCCTCACCTACGGCACCGCCGGGTATGGCGGCGAGGGCAAGGCGCCGGTCGCCGGCGGCCCGAGCCAGCAGCACACCGGCGCGGTCGTTCCGGTCTGGGCCAACGGCCCCGGCGCGGACGCGGTTCTCGGTACGAACGACCACACCGACCTCTTCACCGTCCTCCAGGGCAAGTAA
- a CDS encoding transglycosylase SLT domain-containing protein — MQVAKRWSWVVVGALMVGVWAACSDQTTKTGSAPEPQPTATKTTPRATATKPWYENYDPAHFAAEVRKYAKAAGVNPQLLMAILYCESYKPHDPKFERQWAQVDSNPAFGIANMHEAAFDETKRGRDFAKRKWSELPDNPALAIEAAAWHLHDLAKRLPAKRAGLYTKDELLALGYNAGGGNMRIFARGRKAGPQAGTYLDRLHKYWPTAAEALKN; from the coding sequence GTGCAGGTGGCGAAGCGGTGGTCGTGGGTTGTGGTCGGGGCGCTGATGGTGGGTGTGTGGGCGGCCTGCTCGGACCAGACCACGAAGACCGGGTCGGCGCCGGAACCGCAGCCGACCGCTACCAAAACGACACCGAGAGCGACCGCGACCAAGCCCTGGTACGAAAACTACGACCCGGCGCACTTCGCGGCCGAGGTGCGTAAGTACGCCAAGGCGGCCGGGGTCAATCCGCAGTTGCTGATGGCGATCCTGTACTGCGAGTCGTACAAGCCGCACGACCCGAAGTTCGAGCGGCAGTGGGCGCAGGTGGACTCGAACCCGGCGTTCGGGATCGCGAACATGCACGAGGCCGCGTTCGACGAGACGAAACGCGGCCGGGACTTCGCCAAGCGGAAGTGGTCGGAGCTGCCGGACAACCCGGCGCTGGCGATCGAGGCCGCCGCCTGGCACCTGCACGACCTGGCGAAACGGCTGCCCGCCAAGCGCGCCGGCCTGTACACCAAGGACGAACTGCTTGCCCTCGGCTACAACGCCGGCGGCGGCAACATGCGGATCTTCGCCCGCGGCCGGAAGGCCGGCCCGCAGGCGGGGACGTACCTCGACCGCCTGCACAAGTACTGGCCGACGGCGGCCGAGGCCCTCAAGAACTGA
- a CDS encoding MFS transporter, translating to MWPLYAAGFTTAFGAHAVAANLGGSSSDAVTSLLTLGALLALYDGAEVLLKPVFGSIADRVGARPVLLFGLIGFAIASSTSVIADRPGWLWVARLGQGAAASAFSPAASALVARLNPAAKHGRAFGSYGFCKSLGYTAGPLLGGGLVWLGDFRLLFAVMTALALAVAVWALVVVPVVPPLPRRRQTVVDLARRITDPRFLRPTLALAAATAALSVGVGFLPVTGRSDGLGSIATGAAVSLLAATAAVVQPRAGRALDAGRLSSRTGTAVGLGLAAAGFVCAALPGVVFLLIAAALIGAGTGIITPLGFAALAASTPPERLGQTMGTAELGRELGDSGGPLLVAAVATATALDTGYLILAALLVLGLLLLGRAGRVTSP from the coding sequence ATGTGGCCGCTCTACGCGGCCGGGTTCACGACCGCGTTCGGGGCGCATGCGGTGGCGGCGAACTTGGGTGGATCGTCGTCGGACGCCGTCACCTCGCTGCTCACGCTGGGCGCGCTGCTGGCGTTGTACGACGGCGCCGAGGTGCTGCTGAAGCCGGTGTTCGGATCGATTGCGGATCGGGTCGGGGCGCGGCCGGTGCTGCTGTTCGGGCTGATCGGGTTCGCGATTGCTTCGAGTACCTCTGTGATCGCGGACCGGCCGGGGTGGCTGTGGGTCGCGCGGCTTGGGCAAGGCGCGGCTGCCTCGGCGTTCTCGCCGGCCGCGTCGGCGCTGGTCGCGCGGTTGAATCCGGCGGCGAAACACGGGCGGGCGTTCGGCAGCTACGGGTTCTGCAAGAGCCTCGGGTACACGGCTGGGCCGCTGCTCGGTGGCGGGTTGGTGTGGCTTGGGGACTTCCGGTTGCTGTTCGCGGTGATGACGGCGTTGGCGCTTGCCGTGGCGGTGTGGGCGTTGGTTGTCGTACCGGTGGTGCCGCCGCTGCCTCGGCGGCGGCAGACGGTGGTCGACCTGGCTCGGCGGATCACGGACCCGCGGTTCCTGCGGCCGACCTTGGCGCTCGCTGCCGCGACGGCGGCGTTGTCGGTCGGCGTCGGGTTCCTGCCCGTGACCGGCAGGTCCGACGGGCTGGGGTCGATCGCGACCGGCGCGGCCGTTTCGCTCTTGGCCGCGACGGCAGCCGTCGTGCAGCCGCGCGCGGGGCGGGCGCTCGACGCCGGCCGGTTGAGCAGCCGCACCGGTACCGCGGTCGGGCTCGGGCTGGCCGCCGCCGGTTTCGTCTGCGCCGCGTTGCCGGGCGTCGTGTTCCTGCTGATCGCCGCCGCCCTGATCGGCGCGGGCACGGGCATCATCACCCCCCTCGGCTTCGCCGCGCTGGCCGCGAGTACGCCACCTGAACGTCTCGGTCAAACGATGGGGACCGCCGAGCTGGGCCGCGAGCTGGGCGACTCCGGCGGGCCGCTCCTGGTCGCGGCAGTGGCCACCGCGACCGCCCTCGATACCGGCTACCTGATCCTCGCGGCGCTCCTCGTGCTCGGCCTGCTCCTCCTCGGCCGTGCGGGAAGAGTAACCTCGCCGTGA
- a CDS encoding dihydrofolate reductase family protein has product MRTLITTAFMSLDGVVEAPGGDTDYRNSGWTFKGIPFDLDAYALKGEEQAEATALLLGRVSYDMFAPVWPSMTDDFPGYNAMPKYVVSTTLKDSDLVTNWGDITILRSLDDVAALKQTEGGPIIVNGSAALNRNLADAGLIDRYNLLVFPVLLGAGDRLFSTADKDKQPLKLTDSQAYPNGIQKLVYEVQH; this is encoded by the coding sequence ATGCGTACCCTCATCACCACCGCGTTCATGTCCCTCGACGGCGTTGTCGAGGCGCCTGGCGGCGACACGGACTACCGGAACTCCGGCTGGACGTTCAAGGGCATCCCGTTCGACCTGGACGCGTACGCGCTGAAGGGCGAAGAGCAGGCCGAGGCGACCGCGCTGCTGCTCGGCCGGGTCAGCTACGACATGTTCGCGCCGGTGTGGCCGAGCATGACCGACGACTTCCCCGGCTACAACGCGATGCCGAAGTACGTCGTGTCGACCACGCTCAAGGACAGCGACCTGGTCACGAACTGGGGTGACATCACCATCCTTCGCTCGCTCGACGACGTCGCCGCCCTGAAGCAGACCGAAGGCGGCCCGATCATCGTCAACGGCAGCGCCGCCCTGAACCGCAACCTGGCCGACGCGGGCCTGATCGACCGCTACAACCTGCTTGTCTTCCCGGTCCTCCTCGGCGCCGGCGACCGCCTCTTCTCCACCGCCGACAAGGACAAGCAGCCCCTCAAGCTGACCGACAGCCAGGCGTACCCGAACGGCATCCAAAAGCTCGTCTACGAGGTCCAGCACTGA
- a CDS encoding DEAD/DEAH box helicase: protein MARRGQRQPGATRSAAAPRRRRRTRDGESDGLIQVLAQAVREVEGAVTRSATKPSTRTKFQVVALLVREERARVNGDTAATEAYRTEQLRRLDGIATILAKTAALDPSLLGLLAEEAVISEAAATLRRQMLADAGIEPPEEPEPVQPEIAPETTSRRVVPQAVVSRQLANPFLTPDFSAAPARPAHAGRLAGWELIGPLLRSFEHAAASATMNLPDPMSMRLAGGIDALRLRGLELMPHQARLIAAAAEGHRTFLLADEPGLGKTAQALLAAQAADAYPLLAVVPNVVKTNWAREAGLWTPRRTPTVIHGDGDSIDGFADIVVVNYEVLDRHVGWLGDLGFRGMVVDEAHFIKNKKSQRSRNVLDLSNRIRSRAGRPLLMALTGTPLINSIEDFTAIWEFLGWVDEKAPRPELMAKLDDTDLTPADPGFAAAARAAVIDMGIVRRRKVDVAADIPARRIADLPVELDGAVGRSIRAAERELADRLVERYRTALETRRSGVVVDGIDHDLVRQVAGWERTEMAAKKTGENVFSLFRRIGQAKAGLAADYAAQLAQNVGKVVFFARHIEVMDAAEELFAERGIRYSSIRGDQTAKTRQKNIDAFVNDPEVAIAVCSLLTAGVGLNLQVSSNVVLAELSWTNAEQTQAIDRVHRIGQDEPVTAWRIIAAQTIDTRVADLIDAKAGLAAKALDGSDEEVAQSADFQLEALAALLTRALEAVSS, encoded by the coding sequence TTGGCCCGACGAGGTCAGCGCCAGCCCGGCGCTACCCGTTCCGCAGCAGCACCCCGTCGACGGCGCCGTACCCGCGACGGTGAGTCGGACGGTCTGATCCAGGTCCTCGCCCAGGCGGTGCGCGAGGTCGAGGGCGCGGTCACGCGGTCCGCGACCAAGCCGTCGACCCGGACCAAGTTCCAGGTCGTCGCCCTGCTCGTCCGCGAGGAGCGGGCCCGGGTGAACGGTGACACGGCCGCGACCGAGGCGTACCGGACCGAGCAGCTCCGGCGGCTCGACGGGATCGCCACGATCCTGGCCAAGACCGCCGCGCTGGACCCGTCGCTGCTCGGTCTGCTGGCCGAGGAGGCGGTGATCTCCGAGGCGGCCGCGACGCTGCGCAGGCAGATGCTGGCCGACGCCGGGATCGAGCCGCCCGAGGAGCCCGAGCCGGTCCAGCCGGAGATCGCCCCGGAGACCACGTCCCGGCGGGTCGTACCGCAGGCGGTGGTCTCGCGGCAGCTGGCCAACCCGTTCCTGACCCCGGACTTCTCCGCCGCGCCGGCCCGGCCGGCGCACGCCGGCCGGCTGGCGGGCTGGGAGCTGATCGGGCCGTTGCTGCGCTCGTTCGAGCACGCCGCGGCCTCCGCCACGATGAACCTGCCGGACCCGATGTCGATGCGGCTGGCCGGTGGCATCGACGCGCTCCGGCTCCGCGGCCTGGAGCTGATGCCGCACCAGGCCCGGCTGATCGCCGCCGCGGCCGAGGGGCACCGGACCTTCCTGCTCGCCGACGAGCCCGGCCTCGGCAAGACCGCGCAGGCGCTGCTGGCTGCCCAGGCCGCCGACGCCTATCCCCTGCTGGCCGTCGTCCCGAACGTCGTCAAGACGAACTGGGCCCGCGAGGCCGGTCTCTGGACCCCGCGCCGGACGCCGACCGTGATCCACGGTGACGGCGACTCGATCGACGGCTTCGCCGACATCGTGGTGGTGAACTACGAGGTGCTCGACCGGCACGTCGGCTGGCTCGGCGACCTCGGCTTCCGCGGCATGGTGGTGGACGAGGCGCACTTCATCAAGAACAAGAAGTCGCAGCGCTCCCGGAACGTGCTGGATCTGTCCAACCGGATTCGCTCCCGGGCCGGGCGCCCGCTGCTGATGGCGCTGACCGGTACGCCGCTGATCAACTCGATCGAGGACTTCACCGCGATCTGGGAGTTCCTCGGCTGGGTCGACGAGAAGGCGCCGCGGCCGGAGCTGATGGCGAAGCTCGACGACACCGACCTGACCCCGGCCGACCCGGGGTTCGCCGCCGCCGCGCGGGCCGCGGTGATCGACATGGGCATCGTCCGCCGCCGTAAGGTGGACGTCGCCGCCGACATCCCGGCGCGCCGGATCGCCGACCTGCCGGTCGAGCTGGACGGCGCCGTCGGCCGCTCGATCCGGGCCGCCGAGCGGGAGCTCGCCGACCGGCTGGTCGAGCGTTACCGGACCGCGCTGGAGACCCGCCGTTCGGGCGTGGTCGTGGACGGGATCGACCACGACCTGGTCCGTCAGGTGGCCGGCTGGGAACGTACCGAGATGGCGGCCAAGAAGACCGGCGAGAACGTCTTCAGCCTGTTCCGCCGGATCGGTCAGGCGAAGGCCGGACTGGCCGCCGACTACGCCGCCCAGCTGGCGCAGAACGTGGGTAAGGTGGTCTTCTTCGCCCGGCACATCGAGGTGATGGACGCCGCCGAGGAACTGTTCGCCGAGCGCGGCATCCGGTACTCCTCGATCCGTGGCGACCAGACCGCGAAGACCCGGCAGAAGAACATCGATGCCTTCGTCAACGATCCGGAGGTGGCGATCGCGGTCTGTTCGCTGCTCACCGCCGGCGTCGGCCTGAACCTGCAGGTCTCCTCGAACGTCGTCCTCGCCGAGCTGTCCTGGACCAACGCCGAGCAGACCCAGGCGATCGACCGGGTGCACCGGATCGGCCAGGACGAGCCGGTGACGGCCTGGCGGATCATCGCCGCGCAGACCATCGACACCCGGGTCGCCGACCTGATCGACGCCAAGGCCGGCCTGGCCGCGAAGGCGCTGGACGGGTCGGACGAAGAGGTCGCCCAGTCCGCCGACTTCCAGCTCGAAGCCCTCGCCGCCCTGCTGACCAGGGCGCTGGAGGCGGTCAGTTCTTGA
- a CDS encoding GNAT family N-acetyltransferase, which produces MTIEVRAAEVFADVCAVLGPKSPAASVCFCLSYRVPSAVNNSLRGPARGEYVAGLVREKPAPGVIAYDGETPVGWAAVAPRAVTAFARNRKIPHVDDLPVWSLWCIRVRPGHRKQGISHALIAGAVEFARDNGAPVVEAYPLDNGDSKVDLTMAYAGLRKNFERAGFRKAADTTSVLAGHHRILMRLDLS; this is translated from the coding sequence ATGACGATCGAGGTGCGGGCGGCGGAGGTGTTTGCGGATGTGTGTGCGGTGCTGGGGCCGAAGTCGCCGGCCGCGAGTGTGTGTTTTTGTCTTAGTTATCGGGTGCCGTCGGCGGTGAACAACTCGTTGCGGGGGCCGGCGCGTGGGGAGTACGTGGCGGGGCTGGTGCGGGAGAAGCCGGCGCCGGGGGTGATCGCGTACGACGGGGAGACGCCGGTCGGGTGGGCGGCGGTGGCGCCGCGGGCGGTGACGGCGTTCGCGCGGAACCGGAAGATTCCGCACGTCGACGATCTGCCGGTGTGGTCGTTGTGGTGCATCCGGGTCCGGCCGGGGCATCGCAAGCAGGGGATCTCGCATGCGCTGATCGCGGGGGCGGTCGAGTTCGCGCGCGACAACGGCGCGCCGGTCGTGGAGGCGTACCCGTTGGACAACGGCGACAGCAAAGTCGATCTGACGATGGCGTACGCGGGGCTGCGGAAGAACTTCGAGCGGGCCGGCTTCCGCAAGGCCGCCGACACGACGTCGGTCCTCGCCGGTCACCACCGCATCCTGATGCGGCTCGACCTCAGCTGA
- a CDS encoding vitamin K epoxide reductase family protein — MSRTAQPTTKAGRPSGGLGVIPWATLAVSIAGLAVAAYLTYEHFTAGTTLACPDTGVVNCAKVTSSQYSKLFGIPVALLGLAFFVGMTALSVPPMWRTGSPWPARLRLAGVLVGVVFVCYLIWAELFQIDAICLWCTVVHGLTLVLFTLVIVRQALLPPSP, encoded by the coding sequence GTGAGCAGGACAGCGCAGCCGACCACGAAGGCAGGCCGGCCGTCCGGCGGCCTGGGCGTGATCCCGTGGGCCACGCTCGCCGTCTCGATCGCCGGGCTGGCCGTCGCGGCGTACCTGACCTACGAGCACTTCACCGCCGGTACGACGCTCGCCTGCCCCGACACGGGCGTGGTGAACTGCGCGAAGGTCACCAGCAGCCAGTACTCGAAACTGTTCGGCATCCCGGTCGCACTCCTCGGCCTGGCGTTCTTCGTCGGCATGACAGCGCTCTCGGTTCCACCGATGTGGCGGACCGGATCCCCATGGCCGGCCCGCCTGCGCCTGGCCGGCGTACTGGTCGGCGTGGTCTTCGTGTGCTACCTGATCTGGGCCGAACTCTTCCAGATCGACGCCATCTGCCTGTGGTGCACGGTCGTCCACGGCCTGACCCTCGTCCTCTTCACCCTCGTCATCGTCCGCCAGGCACTCCTCCCGCCGTCGCCCTAG